A DNA window from Mastomys coucha isolate ucsf_1 unplaced genomic scaffold, UCSF_Mcou_1 pScaffold21, whole genome shotgun sequence contains the following coding sequences:
- the Zbtb32 gene encoding zinc finger and BTB domain-containing protein 32 isoform X5: MSQTPTRLISPYGSDRYGAPLSHSTPITAAWQVWPQDQRIPLTLNHSKALWSQNQLASSSPTPGSFPRGTEKLSPWEIEASGRGYTGTLATCVSQERILNCPSHQHPPLPSPARSRPYSCSVCGKRFSLKHQMETHYRVHTGEKPFSCSLCPQRSRDFSAMTKHLRTHGAAPYRCPLCRAGCPSLASMQAHMRGHSPSRLPPGWTIRSTFLYSSSRPTRASISPRSPTSSTAT; the protein is encoded by the exons ATGTCCCAGACCCCCACAAGACTAATCAGCCCATATGGCTCTGATAG ATATGGTGCGCCCCTCTCCCATAGTACCCCCATCACTGCGGCCTGGCAGGTCTGGCCTCAAGATCAGAG GATCCCACTGACCTTGAACCACTCCAAAGCTCTCTGGAGTCAGAATCAGCTGGCTTCCTCTAGCCCCACTCCAG GATCTTTTCCTCGGGGCACTGAAAAACTCAGCCCTTGGGAGATAGAAGCGTCTGGGCGAGGGTACACAG GCACACTGGCAACCTGTGTGAGTCAAGAACGCATATTGAACTGCCCATCTCACCAACACCCTCCTTTACCCTCTCCTGCTCGATCTCGGCCCTATTCTTGCTCTGTCTGTGGAAAGCGGTTTTCACTCAAGCATCAGATGGAGACACATTACCGAGTCCACACAG GAGAGAAGCCCTTCTCCTGTAGCCTCTGTCCTCAGCGCTCCCGGGATTTCTCTGCCATGACCAAGCACCTGAGGACACATGGGGCTGCTCCCTATCGCTGCCCTCTGTGCAGGGCTGGCTGCCCTAGCCTGGCCTCCATGCAGGCGCACATGCGTGGCCATTCGCCCAGCCGGCTGCCGCCTGGATGGACCATACGCTCCACCTTCCTCTACTCTTCCTCGAGGCCAACACGGGCCTCCATCTCTCCCAGGAGTCCTACCTCTTCCACTGCCACCTGA
- the Zbtb32 gene encoding zinc finger and BTB domain-containing protein 32 isoform X2, producing MSQTPTRLISPYGSDRPWWAETPRLGEGQPALWSILLWPSRYGAPLSHSTPITAAWQVWPQDQRIPLTLNHSKALWSQNQLASSSPTPGSFPRGTEKLSPWEIEASGRGYTGTLATCVSQERILNCPSHQHPPLPSPARSRPYSCSVCGKRFSLKHQMETHYRVHTGEKPFSCSLCPQRSRDFSAMTKHLRTHGAAPYRCPLCRAGCPSLASMQAHMRGHSPSRLPPGWTIRSTFLYSSSRPTRASISPRSPTSSTAT from the exons ATGTCCCAGACCCCCACAAGACTAATCAGCCCATATGGCTCTGATAG GCCCTGGTGGGCTGAAACCCCTAGGTTGGGAGAGGGCCAACCAGCCTTGTGGAGCATCTTGTTGTGGCCTTCCAGATATGGTGCGCCCCTCTCCCATAGTACCCCCATCACTGCGGCCTGGCAGGTCTGGCCTCAAGATCAGAG GATCCCACTGACCTTGAACCACTCCAAAGCTCTCTGGAGTCAGAATCAGCTGGCTTCCTCTAGCCCCACTCCAG GATCTTTTCCTCGGGGCACTGAAAAACTCAGCCCTTGGGAGATAGAAGCGTCTGGGCGAGGGTACACAG GCACACTGGCAACCTGTGTGAGTCAAGAACGCATATTGAACTGCCCATCTCACCAACACCCTCCTTTACCCTCTCCTGCTCGATCTCGGCCCTATTCTTGCTCTGTCTGTGGAAAGCGGTTTTCACTCAAGCATCAGATGGAGACACATTACCGAGTCCACACAG GAGAGAAGCCCTTCTCCTGTAGCCTCTGTCCTCAGCGCTCCCGGGATTTCTCTGCCATGACCAAGCACCTGAGGACACATGGGGCTGCTCCCTATCGCTGCCCTCTGTGCAGGGCTGGCTGCCCTAGCCTGGCCTCCATGCAGGCGCACATGCGTGGCCATTCGCCCAGCCGGCTGCCGCCTGGATGGACCATACGCTCCACCTTCCTCTACTCTTCCTCGAGGCCAACACGGGCCTCCATCTCTCCCAGGAGTCCTACCTCTTCCACTGCCACCTGA
- the Zbtb32 gene encoding zinc finger and BTB domain-containing protein 32 isoform X3 → MSSYKSEARHSRPWWAETPRLGEGQPALWSILLWPSRYGAPLSHSTPITAAWQVWPQDQRIPLTLNHSKALWSQNQLASSSPTPGSFPRGTEKLSPWEIEASGRGYTGTLATCVSQERILNCPSHQHPPLPSPARSRPYSCSVCGKRFSLKHQMETHYRVHTGEKPFSCSLCPQRSRDFSAMTKHLRTHGAAPYRCPLCRAGCPSLASMQAHMRGHSPSRLPPGWTIRSTFLYSSSRPTRASISPRSPTSSTAT, encoded by the exons ATGTCAAGTTATAAGTCAGAGGCCAGACACAGCAG GCCCTGGTGGGCTGAAACCCCTAGGTTGGGAGAGGGCCAACCAGCCTTGTGGAGCATCTTGTTGTGGCCTTCCAGATATGGTGCGCCCCTCTCCCATAGTACCCCCATCACTGCGGCCTGGCAGGTCTGGCCTCAAGATCAGAG GATCCCACTGACCTTGAACCACTCCAAAGCTCTCTGGAGTCAGAATCAGCTGGCTTCCTCTAGCCCCACTCCAG GATCTTTTCCTCGGGGCACTGAAAAACTCAGCCCTTGGGAGATAGAAGCGTCTGGGCGAGGGTACACAG GCACACTGGCAACCTGTGTGAGTCAAGAACGCATATTGAACTGCCCATCTCACCAACACCCTCCTTTACCCTCTCCTGCTCGATCTCGGCCCTATTCTTGCTCTGTCTGTGGAAAGCGGTTTTCACTCAAGCATCAGATGGAGACACATTACCGAGTCCACACAG GAGAGAAGCCCTTCTCCTGTAGCCTCTGTCCTCAGCGCTCCCGGGATTTCTCTGCCATGACCAAGCACCTGAGGACACATGGGGCTGCTCCCTATCGCTGCCCTCTGTGCAGGGCTGGCTGCCCTAGCCTGGCCTCCATGCAGGCGCACATGCGTGGCCATTCGCCCAGCCGGCTGCCGCCTGGATGGACCATACGCTCCACCTTCCTCTACTCTTCCTCGAGGCCAACACGGGCCTCCATCTCTCCCAGGAGTCCTACCTCTTCCACTGCCACCTGA
- the Zbtb32 gene encoding zinc finger and BTB domain-containing protein 32 isoform X1 has product MSQTPTRLISPYGSDRLVQLAARLRPALCDALITVGGLEFPAHSLVLAGASPRLGCTGRWALVEGISPSTFAQLLTFVYGESIELQPGELGNLEEAARALGVQALEEACKRAQKGKNEDELDPGLKRHQQSEEFMRGSERGLGGPGEKQKPEKEFRSNGREQELPHNNKASRERTEMAGVTGMMSSEAALSPAPRGAETKQAEVIRGISSHKGSEESLRGCPGPLSPPGSLLTSLIPRPWWAETPRLGEGQPALWSILLWPSRYGAPLSHSTPITAAWQVWPQDQRIPLTLNHSKALWSQNQLASSSPTPGSFPRGTEKLSPWEIEASGRGYTGTLATCVSQERILNCPSHQHPPLPSPARSRPYSCSVCGKRFSLKHQMETHYRVHTGEKPFSCSLCPQRSRDFSAMTKHLRTHGAAPYRCPLCRAGCPSLASMQAHMRGHSPSRLPPGWTIRSTFLYSSSRPTRASISPRSPTSSTAT; this is encoded by the exons ATGTCCCAGACCCCCACAAGACTAATCAGCCCATATGGCTCTGATAGGTTGGTACAGTTAGCTGCTAGGCTCCGGCCAGCACTGTGTGATGCCCTGATCACTGTAGGGGGCCTGGAGTTCCCAGCTCACAGCCTAGTGCTGGCAGGTGCAAGCCCAAGGCTGGGTTGCACAGGCCGATGGGCTCTGGTTGAAGGCATAAGCCCTTCCACCTTTGCTCAGCTTCTGACCTTTGTGTATGGAGAGAGTATAGAACTACAGCCTGGGGAGCTGGGGAACCTTGAAGAGGCAGCCAGAGCTTTGGGGGTACAAGCCTTGGAAGAGGCATGTAAGAGAGCTCAAAAGGGCAAGAATGAAGATGAGCTGGATCCAGGACTGAAGAGGCACCAGCAGTCAGAAGAATTCATGAGGGGTTCTGAGAGAGGACTAGGGGGTCCTGGAgagaagcagaaaccagagaaGGAATTTAGAAGTAATGGGAGAGAACAGGAGCTGCCACACAATAACAAAGCATCCAGAGAGAGGACTGAGATGGCAGGAGTAACTGGGATGATGAGTTCAGAGGCGGCACTCAGTCCAGCCCCAAGGGGAGCAGAGACAAAGCAAGCAGAGGTCATCCGAGGTATATCGAGCCACAAGGGCTCTGAGGAGAGTCTTCGTGGGTGCCCTGGTCCCCTTTCCCCACCAGGTTCCCTCCTAACTAGCCTCATTCCCAGGCCCTGGTGGGCTGAAACCCCTAGGTTGGGAGAGGGCCAACCAGCCTTGTGGAGCATCTTGTTGTGGCCTTCCAGATATGGTGCGCCCCTCTCCCATAGTACCCCCATCACTGCGGCCTGGCAGGTCTGGCCTCAAGATCAGAG GATCCCACTGACCTTGAACCACTCCAAAGCTCTCTGGAGTCAGAATCAGCTGGCTTCCTCTAGCCCCACTCCAG GATCTTTTCCTCGGGGCACTGAAAAACTCAGCCCTTGGGAGATAGAAGCGTCTGGGCGAGGGTACACAG GCACACTGGCAACCTGTGTGAGTCAAGAACGCATATTGAACTGCCCATCTCACCAACACCCTCCTTTACCCTCTCCTGCTCGATCTCGGCCCTATTCTTGCTCTGTCTGTGGAAAGCGGTTTTCACTCAAGCATCAGATGGAGACACATTACCGAGTCCACACAG GAGAGAAGCCCTTCTCCTGTAGCCTCTGTCCTCAGCGCTCCCGGGATTTCTCTGCCATGACCAAGCACCTGAGGACACATGGGGCTGCTCCCTATCGCTGCCCTCTGTGCAGGGCTGGCTGCCCTAGCCTGGCCTCCATGCAGGCGCACATGCGTGGCCATTCGCCCAGCCGGCTGCCGCCTGGATGGACCATACGCTCCACCTTCCTCTACTCTTCCTCGAGGCCAACACGGGCCTCCATCTCTCCCAGGAGTCCTACCTCTTCCACTGCCACCTGA
- the Zbtb32 gene encoding zinc finger and BTB domain-containing protein 32 isoform X4 — protein MGQGPWWAETPRLGEGQPALWSILLWPSRYGAPLSHSTPITAAWQVWPQDQRIPLTLNHSKALWSQNQLASSSPTPGSFPRGTEKLSPWEIEASGRGYTGTLATCVSQERILNCPSHQHPPLPSPARSRPYSCSVCGKRFSLKHQMETHYRVHTGEKPFSCSLCPQRSRDFSAMTKHLRTHGAAPYRCPLCRAGCPSLASMQAHMRGHSPSRLPPGWTIRSTFLYSSSRPTRASISPRSPTSSTAT, from the exons ATGGGACAAGG GCCCTGGTGGGCTGAAACCCCTAGGTTGGGAGAGGGCCAACCAGCCTTGTGGAGCATCTTGTTGTGGCCTTCCAGATATGGTGCGCCCCTCTCCCATAGTACCCCCATCACTGCGGCCTGGCAGGTCTGGCCTCAAGATCAGAG GATCCCACTGACCTTGAACCACTCCAAAGCTCTCTGGAGTCAGAATCAGCTGGCTTCCTCTAGCCCCACTCCAG GATCTTTTCCTCGGGGCACTGAAAAACTCAGCCCTTGGGAGATAGAAGCGTCTGGGCGAGGGTACACAG GCACACTGGCAACCTGTGTGAGTCAAGAACGCATATTGAACTGCCCATCTCACCAACACCCTCCTTTACCCTCTCCTGCTCGATCTCGGCCCTATTCTTGCTCTGTCTGTGGAAAGCGGTTTTCACTCAAGCATCAGATGGAGACACATTACCGAGTCCACACAG GAGAGAAGCCCTTCTCCTGTAGCCTCTGTCCTCAGCGCTCCCGGGATTTCTCTGCCATGACCAAGCACCTGAGGACACATGGGGCTGCTCCCTATCGCTGCCCTCTGTGCAGGGCTGGCTGCCCTAGCCTGGCCTCCATGCAGGCGCACATGCGTGGCCATTCGCCCAGCCGGCTGCCGCCTGGATGGACCATACGCTCCACCTTCCTCTACTCTTCCTCGAGGCCAACACGGGCCTCCATCTCTCCCAGGAGTCCTACCTCTTCCACTGCCACCTGA